The genomic segment ttcttgattttgcatTAAATTTCAATCTCTTGAATTGCTGTTAGTGTAAAACTGCTGGCAAGGTCATCAGCATTTGTAGCTTTCTACCTGCAaacaacctttttcttttttcttgacagCTAAATCAAGCCTGCTATTTAATAATTTTCCGTTAGTTACCTAAATTTAGGTAGCCTTAACGCACCACTTCACCTCCCATGGTTCGTAATTTCTCAAAATTCCTAGTATTCAGTTCTGTAGAGagagcacttttttttttttttttttggagctgTAGGGAGAGAACACTAGGACTGCTGAAAATGACAGGGGACTTTTTGGCATGCTTTTACGGTGCTCTTATTGCTCCGACACGAGAAATTTATTACACTTGACTTTGGCAGATGGAACCGATTATGTAGATCACCGAAATCGTTTAAGCATTGAAGAAGTGCTCATAGCAATTACTATTAAAGGAGAATCAACCGAGCCTCCATTTGGACATCTAATTTGGAGGTCACACGTTTAAAATCACGTGATAGACAAGTAGAGATTTGAACAGCTGAGAGAGGCCAGCCCTTGTACAGTCCAAACTCAAAAGCTCCATTCCACACCTTAAGCTAAAAAAAAGGAGGTAAGTTATCAATAAAGAAgcttcacatctgctctcaggtTCCCATGCCTGCTATAGCAATGACCCTGTCTCTTTGTGGTGGTGATAAACCTTAGTAAGCTTTCATTAACCAACTCAAATatagagcaaaaaaaaatccaaaataatcgTGTACAGAATAAGAGTTTTATTCATTGATTGCTAATGTGAAACTATTCTCGTCTGTTAAAGGTGAAAGACAGAAGCTTGATGCTGGCCTGAGATATTAGCGACAGGTTTATCATGTCCATATTCTCGTCTGTTAAAGGTACAAGGGTCCAAAAAGTTAAAACTCCTTTAAACAGAGTAATCTCTCCAAAGCTTCTTGAATGGATGATGTGGCTGCTTCATGGTATGAACCTGAGTTCGGTTATGTTTTGGCTgatacaaattatgaaactaaaCCAATCCGAGTTATCCCCATCTCCCAAAAATCTCAAAGTTTCTGACAAAATAGTTCGCAGTATATGTAATTTGTTCAACAATGTCATCGGTGAAATTCACGAGTCtagtcaataaaaaaaccaatgggGAAACGGGGACCATGGTGAAGAAAATGACTACCAATATGGGTGACCATTAAAATATGATCCATCTCATGTTGGTGGTTGCCACATCCCTGGCTTGAAGGTTGAACCAGATCCGGTTGGTTCTGAATgcctacaaaaaaaatatttaagcaaCAGATGTATGAGCGTCACTGTGGTGGCAACCAtttgaaagaaagaatcatGAAAGCAATGGAAATTTTAACACATTGCATAGTATTGACATTCATTTGTATATATTAAACATATTTCATAGGCAGTTCCCAAAACTTTGGCACTTTACCATACCTCATGGATGCAACCTTCAACAAATAGTCAGTTGTGATAAAGCTAACCCAAGATATATATGACTAATTATATTAATGTGCATTACAGATATGTGTGCTTACTCTGACAAAGGTTCTTTTGCTTTCTGTGCCCCAGCTTCATCTTCTCTGCAAAATTTAATAACTGGTGTCATGGCATGAAAAGAAAACCAGGTCCACTTTCAAGTATAATTGTaggtaaaattaatcaattgctAGAAATATTTCAAGGAACAGTACAACAGAAGCTTCAAAGTACAAGATATAATGATACTGTACAAGCTTGAATGATTTATCAGAAGCACAGTAAGTTCtcacaattaaataaaacagtATAAGCCCAGGTGGTCAATAAGGTTGTCAGTTTCGAACCATCACAAATCCATGCATGGGTGCAAAGTGGGAGCACCAAGTCTTGGAGCAGACCCAAGAGGGCAACATAATTGGTTGAAGGAGCTAAAGGAACAATTGACTTGAGCGGTGTTGGCTTAGTAAAAGAAATCATAGCCAACACAGGACCGTTAAGATGAGAGAAGTTGTATTTTGACCAGCAACATAATGTGTGGTCTCCGACCTCACAATCAAGGTAAGCAGTAAAATGAAATTATCTCAAAAGCCAAAGATAACTGACCCGCTTCCTCTATCAACTGCATCTGATTCTTCCTCAAGCTTGTTACCTTTGATAACAAGCACCATAATACCAAATCATGATTAGAACAGAAGTCAGCAGAGTAAAAAAGTACGCACATGAACATGCTTGTTATATTCAAAGTCACTTGGCATGACATAACAAAACCTTTGGAAAATCCTTCATATGCAATGACATGTTTTGCTGTCAAGAAATACAATTCTCTAGTAATATTTTAGTGAAAGAATGTAATACCTTCAGTAGGAAATTGGTGAATGAAACTTTTCAAGTCTGGACCTCCAGTTTTACCTGTAGAAATGGTAGATGAATATCAACAATTACATAAGTATGATGATGCTGTTAAAAAAAGTAGAGTTTGCCTTTAGCAACTTACCAGTGCTCTTGGCTTTGTGAGAACTGCCTTCTTTGGCTCtcctttcctcttcttcttgctTGAGAACTTCGGCAGTCAAGAAAAAGCATTTATTAAGATACTTGACAAAGCTAATAAAGTCAGGTGAAGTGGTGCAGAAAATGAAAACGGCATCTTAATAGTCAACATTTTTAGAGCAAAGGCCTTCAAGAACGAAGCAAAAATTGTTTTGTCAAATTATGTAGAagataggaaaagaaaagacacAGTGAAAGATATCAAGGGTCTTCAACATACCATTTATAAAACATATAGATATACAGTGTCATGAAGAGACTACATTCAACAAACAAGTATTTGCTATGTAGTTGAAATTAAGGGTTAACGTAATGATTCGAGGGCTAGTTTAGTTTTGCTTAGGGTGTTGTGAGCAGTATGGGGGTTGTGGTAATGCAGCTGCTGAGGTTGGAGACAATAAGCAATATTATAGTCACCACGCCAACAATAAAACACATCAATGATATTATTAACCAGAAAATAGAAGCAGGAAGAAAcataaatatctatataattttacaagtgACTTACGTGCCACAttttgcttcacaagttcacgCCTTGCCTCCAACTCCATCTGTTCCTAAAGAAAATCGAGTATATTTACAGTAGAATAACACAATTCCAACAATGTAGCtcaatgaaatgaaaaacagtAACACACTTAATCCTCCCATGTGTCTTTTCAAAACTGAATTGTCCAGCCACAAAAATAGATATTCAAAAAGGGACAGCACAATACTGGTGCATGTAACTCATCATTGTTAACTTGTACAGAGAGACCAAGAAAGGCATGATGAAATCAATTCAGCCTCTCTCAAATAGTGctcttaatttttcatcaagTTACTTAGGGTAGAAAGAAGATgccttaaatttatttaaaaaccatGAAGACCAAATTCACTATATGGAATTCATCTTGAAAATTCGAAAACACCATTGTTACAACACAAAAATATAGAATGTTCCTGATTCTCTGAAAGAATGTATTCTAAATCCAAACAATGCTTGGAGTTTctaatggtttttaaaataaaaatcactggAGACCATTGGGATGATACTGCCCCAAACAAGAGTAGAATCAATTCCCAGTAACTTAGGATGACACCAAGAGTTGTGGCGTGATGAATACATCATTCAAACCTTTTATAATAGCAATCATTGAATTGTCAAGAGGTGAGGAAGTGAACAAACCTAAACAATAGTTTTCGTgacatacaaaattccaaactCAATGtctaacataaaaacaataaatcacaCGCATACTGTTAAATATGTTTCAGCTGGAGAGGAGTTTTTCTTCTAGCTCCCATTTTTCTTTATGGCATATGCGAAGGAAAAGGATAGTGTCTATAATATACCTCAGGAGTTGGAGCCCTTTTACGCTGTCCGTTCAGCCAGCATATCCATTCAACTACAATAGCCAAATTATAGAGAAGCATATAGAGTAAGGAATAAACCATGCAGAAGAAGCAAGTTGCACAGCAAGTCCCTTCAGCATGTCTACAAGTTGAAATAACATCTATTTTAACAATCATGCTTGGACTTGACCGCTGATTAGAGAAAACCAATTGATCAGAAAAGGTTCATTGAAAACTAATGATACTCAGAAACTTAGGACACAGTGTTGTGGTAGGGCATAATGGAATGCAACATTGTAACAGAGAGGGGAAGTTTTCCAAACTTCAAAATTGTACCTGATAGTGAGGTTGGATCCCCCTCCCCTTTGAATATTACGCATCTTTTCTCTTTCACTGAGACATCAACAAATATACAAACTGATAAGAAGTTCACGGAGGAAAAATTTTACAGGAAAGACAGAGACCCACTTACTGATACCATCGATCTCTTCTGTTCTGGTGAAATAACGGTTCCCTACTTTGTCTACACCCACCAAATTTCGGTTGCTCAAGTAGCCAGCAATCCGTGCCAACAGCTTTGAcatctctttctttcctttttactactcttttcttgttttacttGTTCTGGATGAAAGGATATCAATAATTCAATACTTAACAATCAAATTTTGCTAACATTTGGCCTCCTATGATTCTGTTGTTTGCAATTatccataattaaaaaagaaacaaaccatACGAGTATACCACTAAAAAAAACAGTGGACGTTTTTGAGCATTTGTGGTAGGAGGTGAATAGCTAAATTAAGAACTGTAAATACGTTTTGAAGCGAGGAGTTATGTGTGAGAAGAAGGAATGGTCGTGGAAATGATCGAAGGTGGAGATTTGCGGTGGCGTGAGAGACTGAGGAGTGGTTGCGGCGGAGAGAGATCTGCGGTGAAAGCGGTGGTTTTGATGTTGGCTTCTAGGCAGCTTTTGATTACTGTCGAGACAGAAAACGTACACCGTGAAGAGGGCAGAGACTAGCTGTTTTCGAGAAAGAGACGAGAAAGACAGGGATGAGGTTAATGAATCGAAGGAAACTTAAAATATGAGTTGGTATTTGGTAACTACAAATCAGTCCCCAATCTATATGATTATTGAAATACCAATCCCCatgatttattaaattcatttttatggATAGATATAATAATCTATCTATCGATCAACAGAGGAAGTTGGCATTATCGAATATGATGATGACAACTCAGCACTGCTGGTATGGAATTTTTtacacaattattattaaaattaaaattaaaaaaatctaaaacatgtGGTAAAAAACATTGTCGAAATCTATGGTGAAttcaccttgttttttttttctgccccTCTCAACACAATAATATAAGTTAGCAATAAGaggtattttggtttttttttcaaggtcacatgtatcttttaaaaatcattggGGCCATAGAGGTTCTTTTTGTGctttttcaaacaataaaattactaaaataacctttcttgaagaaaaaaagagcattTGTCCAGGGTCTGTGaggtcattttcttttttaaagagcATTAAAAAGACTTAAATGACCTCAGGATcaagtaattttaaaactttcttGGATGGACACTTTTGAcattgtgtcttttttttttgtattattcgGGCTGATTCATGGGCATTTCTGTTTTTAAgtaatataaaacattaaaagaaattgttggTGTGACATGCATGCGTAAATTAGTGAATATTGTCTATACTATTCAGATGGTGCGTGTAACCATGCCCAgctgtcaaatatttttttttcatattattaaaaatgttaccatgttttttttattattaatgtgggtaTCAGACCAACTTGTGTATACCTCGAATAATTTTATGaactctaaaattaacaatcatctAAGCCTTTAGTGattctgaaatttataaaatttaaaataataatctttataaaataaaactaagacTTAATTGATTAAGTTATACCTCTCATTTGACACATGAGTAATCTATGGCAATTTTATTGTCAATAAAATCCTCTCCGAAACTCTCGAAAACTAATTTAAACGGGACGTTCTCCACCCCAGAAACCAGTCACAGATTATCAAAACACTATCCTTAAAAGACCTTTCAACTGATATAGACTTGTTTATAGACGGTGAATGTATATGAGATGAATGATTTGTATTGGactattgttattttattccaTGGCAAAGTTTATGGCCTTTTATGTGACTGAATCCATATGAGAAGTAAAATTGTATGTTAGAAACATGAATGAAAATTACTTTTCTCCTCTGGTGTTTACCTTCTCAGCGAAATATCTTCGTATATATTCATTCCCAACACAAAATACTTAAATATCTAActcttaattaatattgttaattggctttcattaattttaaaaaaaaatcattttgaggTAACAA from the Populus nigra chromosome 1, ddPopNigr1.1, whole genome shotgun sequence genome contains:
- the LOC133689434 gene encoding uncharacterized protein LOC133689434 isoform X8 gives rise to the protein MVSVMKEKRCVIFKGEGDPTSLSVEWICWLNGQRKRAPTPEMELEARRELVKQNVALLKQEEEERRAKEGSSHKAKSTGKTGGPDLKSFIHQFPTEGNKLEEESDAVDRGSGEDEAGAQKAKEPLSEHSEPTGSGSTFKPGMWQPPT
- the LOC133689434 gene encoding uncharacterized protein LOC133689434 isoform X6, translating into MSKLLARIAGYLSNRNLVGVDKVGNRYFTRTEEIDGIMKEKRCVIFKGEGDPTSLSVEWICWLNGQRKRAPTPEMELEARRELVKQNVALLKQEEEERRAKEGSSHKAKSTDLKSFIHQFPTEGNKLEEESDAVDRGSGEDEAGAQKAKEPLSEHSEPTGSGSTFKPGMWQPPT
- the LOC133689434 gene encoding uncharacterized protein LOC133689434 isoform X1 codes for the protein MSKLLARIAGYLSNRNLVGVDKVGNRYFTRTEEIDGIMKEKRCVIFKGEGDPTSLSVEWICWLNGQRKRAPTPEEQMELEARRELVKQNVALLKQEEEERRAKEGSSHKAKSTGKTGGPDLKSFIHQFPTEGNKLEEESDAVDRGSGEDEAGAQKAKEPLSEHSEPTGSGSTFKPGMWQPPT
- the LOC133689434 gene encoding uncharacterized protein LOC133689434 isoform X5 produces the protein MSKLLARIAGYLSNRNLVGVDKVGNRYFTRTEEIDGIMKEKRCVIFKGEGDPTSLSVEWICWLNGQRKRAPTPEMELEARRELVKQNVALLKQEEEERRAKEGSSHKAKSTGPDLKSFIHQFPTEGNKLEEESDAVDRGSGEDEAGAQKAKEPLSEHSEPTGSGSTFKPGMWQPPT
- the LOC133689434 gene encoding uncharacterized protein LOC133689434 isoform X3; amino-acid sequence: MSKLLARIAGYLSNRNLVGVDKVGNRYFTRTEEIDGIMKEKRCVIFKGEGDPTSLSVEWICWLNGQRKRAPTPEEQMELEARRELVKQNVALLKQEEEERRAKEGSSHKAKSTGPDLKSFIHQFPTEGNKLEEESDAVDRGSGEDEAGAQKAKEPLSEHSEPTGSGSTFKPGMWQPPT
- the LOC133689434 gene encoding uncharacterized protein LOC133689434 isoform X7, which produces MVSVMKEKRCVIFKGEGDPTSLSVEWICWLNGQRKRAPTPEEQMELEARRELVKQNVALLKQEEEERRAKEGSSHKAKSTGKTGGPDLKSFIHQFPTEGNKLEEESDAVDRGSGEDEAGAQKAKEPLSEHSEPTGSGSTFKPGMWQPPT
- the LOC133689434 gene encoding uncharacterized protein LOC133689434 isoform X4 — protein: MSKLLARIAGYLSNRNLVGVDKVGNRYFTRTEEIDGIMKEKRCVIFKGEGDPTSLSVEWICWLNGQRKRAPTPEEQMELEARRELVKQNVALLKQEEEERRAKEGSSHKAKSTDLKSFIHQFPTEGNKLEEESDAVDRGSGEDEAGAQKAKEPLSEHSEPTGSGSTFKPGMWQPPT
- the LOC133689434 gene encoding uncharacterized protein LOC133689434 isoform X2: MSKLLARIAGYLSNRNLVGVDKVGNRYFTRTEEIDGIMKEKRCVIFKGEGDPTSLSVEWICWLNGQRKRAPTPEMELEARRELVKQNVALLKQEEEERRAKEGSSHKAKSTGKTGGPDLKSFIHQFPTEGNKLEEESDAVDRGSGEDEAGAQKAKEPLSEHSEPTGSGSTFKPGMWQPPT